A single window of Shewanella sp. Choline-02u-19 DNA harbors:
- the scpA gene encoding methylmalonyl-CoA mutase, with product MMSKRTNTTLADWQELIKSKSKTSPYKEFIWRTPEEIDIKALYTKADTSDLKYSNTLPGYPPYVRGTQPSMYTGRPWTIRQYAGFSSAEESNKFYKKNLAEGQQGISVAFDLATHRGYDSDHERVKGDVGKAGVAIDHVEDMKTLFDGIELDKVSTSMTMNGAVLPILANFIVAAEEQGVSKEHLSGTIQNDILKEFMVRNTYIYPPKQSMKIVGDIIEYCTVNMPKFNTISISGYHMQEAGADGALELAFTLADGKDYIRTALSSGLDIDSFAPRLSFFFGIGMNFYMEIAKLRAARLLWCKIVDEFSPKNPKSSMLRTHCQTSGWSLTEQSPYNNVTRTTIEAMAAVFGGTQSLHTNALDEAIGLPTEFTAKIARDTQIILQEETGITNVIDPWGGSYFMETLTQELADKAWGIIQEVEGLGGMAKAIETGMPKLRIEQAAAKKQAKIDKVEDVIVGVNKHISDIPTEVNALEIDNHQVRNMQIEGLKELRNKRNEQEALKSLDNISQCAQTGEGNLLALSIEAARCRCTVGEISSAIEKVWGRYQPEIKINSAIYGAAFQNDENWLDISADIDKFKEKHGRRPRMLVAKMGQDGHDRGAKVIASAFADVGFDIDLSPLFSTPDEVANQAIENDVHIIGVSSQAAGHMTLVPELFEALKKLEATDIIIVVGGVIPKQDYKFLEDIGVKGIFGPGTKIPLAARAVIDCINETTNIRYE from the coding sequence ATGATGTCGAAAAGAACAAATACAACACTTGCTGATTGGCAGGAGTTAATTAAGTCTAAATCAAAAACAAGCCCCTACAAAGAGTTTATCTGGAGAACACCAGAAGAAATTGATATTAAGGCTCTTTATACTAAAGCTGATACAAGCGATTTGAAATATTCAAACACTTTGCCTGGTTATCCTCCTTATGTACGTGGAACGCAGCCTAGCATGTATACAGGAAGACCTTGGACAATTCGGCAGTACGCAGGTTTTTCATCAGCTGAAGAATCAAATAAATTTTATAAGAAGAATCTAGCAGAAGGTCAACAAGGCATTTCAGTTGCTTTCGATTTAGCTACGCATCGAGGGTATGACTCTGACCATGAACGAGTTAAGGGCGATGTTGGTAAAGCAGGGGTTGCAATCGATCATGTAGAGGATATGAAAACTCTTTTCGATGGGATTGAATTAGATAAAGTTTCTACCTCAATGACAATGAACGGAGCGGTCTTACCAATATTAGCAAACTTTATAGTTGCAGCAGAAGAGCAAGGGGTTTCTAAAGAACATTTATCGGGGACTATTCAGAACGATATTTTGAAAGAGTTCATGGTTCGTAATACTTATATTTACCCACCTAAACAGTCAATGAAAATTGTAGGTGATATTATTGAGTATTGCACAGTTAATATGCCAAAATTTAATACTATTTCTATTTCTGGTTATCATATGCAAGAAGCAGGGGCTGATGGTGCATTAGAGTTAGCTTTTACTTTAGCTGATGGTAAAGATTATATTAGAACCGCTTTGTCTTCAGGACTAGATATCGACTCTTTCGCTCCAAGGTTATCATTCTTTTTTGGAATCGGAATGAATTTCTATATGGAAATTGCAAAGTTGAGAGCTGCACGTTTGCTCTGGTGTAAAATAGTAGATGAATTCAGTCCTAAAAACCCTAAATCAAGTATGTTGAGAACACATTGCCAAACTTCTGGATGGTCACTGACTGAGCAGTCTCCTTATAATAATGTGACTAGAACTACTATAGAAGCCATGGCTGCTGTTTTTGGTGGTACTCAATCATTGCATACTAATGCGCTTGATGAGGCTATCGGGTTACCAACTGAATTTACGGCAAAAATTGCTAGAGATACACAAATTATTTTACAAGAAGAAACTGGCATAACAAATGTAATTGACCCTTGGGGGGGCTCTTACTTTATGGAAACTCTAACTCAAGAATTGGCAGATAAAGCTTGGGGAATAATTCAAGAGGTTGAAGGTTTAGGGGGAATGGCAAAGGCAATTGAAACCGGTATGCCTAAACTTAGAATAGAACAAGCTGCAGCAAAAAAACAGGCTAAGATTGATAAAGTTGAAGATGTTATCGTTGGTGTTAATAAGCATATTTCCGATATTCCTACTGAAGTGAATGCGCTGGAAATAGATAATCACCAAGTAAGAAATATGCAAATTGAAGGCTTAAAAGAATTAAGAAATAAAAGAAATGAGCAAGAGGCATTAAAATCCTTAGATAATATTTCGCAATGCGCACAAACAGGTGAAGGAAATTTATTAGCATTGTCTATTGAAGCTGCACGATGTCGCTGTACTGTTGGTGAAATATCTTCTGCAATAGAAAAGGTCTGGGGGCGTTATCAACCGGAGATTAAGATTAACAGCGCTATTTACGGAGCTGCTTTTCAAAATGATGAAAACTGGTTGGATATAAGTGCTGATATTGATAAGTTTAAAGAGAAACATGGCAGAAGGCCACGAATGCTTGTCGCCAAGATGGGCCAGGATGGTCACGATAGAGGTGCAAAAGTTATAGCTTCTGCATTTGCTGATGTTGGATTTGATATAGACTTGTCACCTCTATTCTCTACTCCAGACGAGGTTGCAAACCAAGCTATTGAAAACGATGTTCATATTATTGGGGTTTCATCACAAGCCGCAGGCCATATGACGCTTGTACCTGAATTGTTCGAGGCATTAAAAAAATTAGAGGCAACGGATATTATTATCGTTGTTGGCGGTGTTATCCCCAAACAAGATTATAAGTTTTTGGAAGATATAGGCGTCAAAGGCATATTTGGCCCAGGGACAAAAATTCCTTTGGCTGCAAGAGCTGTAATTGATTGTATTAATGAAACAACAAATATTAGGTATGAATAG
- the meaB gene encoding methylmalonyl Co-A mutase-associated GTPase MeaB: MESIFDVQQLRSGNRRVLSKLITLIESTLPEDKLLSQKILENIFAYSGSSIRVGITGIPGVGKSTFIEALGMYLIGLNKKVAVITIDPSSPINGGSILGDKSRMNSLSKEVNAFIRTSPSLGFFGGAASKTQETILACEVAGYDVVLVESVGVGQSEFQLANMVDFFLVLGLPNSGDELQGIKKGIIELADSVVVNKCDGTNETSANLSKLQYENALSILNSQAIWKPRVQTCSAIENINIDAVWDLICEYWIFGENSGYINQKRAKQNKNWMWSIVHEMIDIKVKEVLNNEDCESIERQVIDSKITPLNAAQFLMEKFDNKLGKIK, translated from the coding sequence TTGGAATCTATATTTGATGTTCAACAGTTAAGATCTGGGAATAGGCGCGTGTTATCTAAACTTATAACTCTTATCGAAAGCACTCTTCCTGAAGATAAACTATTATCTCAAAAAATTCTTGAGAATATTTTTGCATATTCTGGTAGCAGTATAAGGGTTGGTATTACAGGAATACCTGGCGTTGGAAAATCTACCTTTATCGAAGCTTTAGGTATGTACTTAATTGGCTTGAATAAAAAAGTTGCAGTTATAACAATAGACCCTAGTTCACCTATTAATGGAGGGAGTATACTCGGAGATAAATCTCGGATGAACTCACTTTCAAAAGAGGTGAATGCATTTATCAGGACAAGCCCCTCATTAGGATTTTTTGGCGGGGCTGCCAGCAAAACACAAGAAACTATATTAGCCTGTGAAGTTGCAGGATATGATGTTGTTTTAGTTGAGTCTGTAGGAGTTGGACAATCAGAGTTTCAATTAGCTAATATGGTTGATTTTTTTCTTGTTTTGGGGTTGCCTAATTCCGGGGATGAACTTCAGGGTATTAAGAAAGGGATTATTGAATTAGCTGACTCTGTTGTAGTAAATAAGTGTGATGGCACTAATGAAACTTCCGCTAACCTATCAAAATTACAATACGAAAACGCACTTTCTATTTTAAATTCCCAAGCTATTTGGAAACCAAGAGTTCAAACATGCTCAGCAATTGAGAATATTAATATAGATGCTGTTTGGGATTTAATTTGTGAATATTGGATCTTTGGTGAGAATTCAGGCTATATCAATCAGAAACGTGCAAAACAAAATAAGAATTGGATGTGGTCTATTGTTCATGAAATGATAGACATTAAAGTGAAAGAAGTATTGAATAATGAAGATTGCGAGTCAATTGAGCGTCAAGTTATTGATAGTAAAATAACACCTTTAAATGCTGCGCAATTTTTAATGGAAAAGTTTGATAATAAATTAGGTAAAATAAAATGA
- a CDS encoding 3-oxoacyl-ACP synthase III family protein, with translation MKQIVRNVKILGTGSYTPEYILTNEELSKMVSTTPDWIEKNLGIKERRIVKGDECTSDLASKAALSAIDNAGLTKDDIDLIIVATATPDRPAPSTAAIVQDKISASNAVAFDISAVCSGFLYGMSVASAFISSGVYDNVLVIGADTFSKITDWTRRDAVFFGDGAGAAVLTNTKETEGFLATRLYTDGSGKFNFTVPAGGSEIPTTQETVEQGLHFFQMNGQAVFDTATKALPKAINQVLEDTGLKVDDIDLMIPHQPSIRILQKTAEIIGLPFDKVMTNMDKYANTSGGTIPILLDEMHRSGRIKKGDIILFAAVGSGWAYGASIIKWA, from the coding sequence ATGAAACAAATCGTTCGAAATGTAAAGATCTTAGGTACAGGGTCTTATACTCCTGAATATATTTTAACAAATGAAGAACTGTCTAAAATGGTATCTACAACACCAGACTGGATAGAAAAAAATTTAGGCATTAAAGAACGAAGAATAGTTAAAGGGGACGAATGCACTAGTGACTTAGCTTCAAAAGCAGCGCTAAGCGCAATAGATAATGCAGGCTTAACTAAAGATGATATTGACTTAATTATAGTTGCTACAGCGACACCCGATAGACCTGCGCCGTCTACTGCTGCAATTGTTCAAGATAAAATTTCAGCGTCTAACGCTGTAGCCTTTGATATTTCGGCTGTTTGCAGCGGATTTCTATATGGGATGTCCGTTGCTTCTGCTTTCATATCCTCGGGTGTATATGACAATGTACTAGTAATTGGTGCTGACACATTTTCAAAAATTACTGACTGGACAAGGCGTGATGCAGTTTTCTTCGGTGATGGAGCAGGTGCTGCAGTGCTAACAAATACAAAAGAGACTGAAGGGTTTCTCGCCACTAGACTATATACAGATGGTTCGGGAAAGTTTAATTTTACTGTTCCAGCAGGTGGTTCTGAAATACCCACAACTCAAGAAACGGTTGAACAAGGTTTACATTTTTTCCAAATGAATGGTCAGGCAGTATTCGATACTGCGACTAAAGCATTGCCTAAAGCGATTAATCAGGTTTTAGAAGACACAGGTCTGAAAGTTGATGATATTGATTTAATGATTCCTCATCAACCATCAATAAGGATTTTACAGAAAACAGCTGAAATTATTGGTTTGCCGTTTGATAAGGTAATGACCAATATGGACAAGTATGCAAATACTAGTGGTGGAACTATACCTATTCTTTTAGATGAAATGCATAGGTCTGGGAGAATTAAAAAGGGAGATATTATATTGTTTGCAGCCGTAGGCTCTGGTTGGGCATATGGAGCATCAATAATAAAGTGGGCATAG
- a CDS encoding DegT/DnrJ/EryC1/StrS family aminotransferase, with protein sequence MIKFLDLKKINQQYQQELKDACSRVIDSGWYISGSELKCFELGFADYCEVKHAVGVANGLDALTLTLRAWMELGKLETGDEVIVQANTYIASILAITENGLKPILVEPDEDTFNLNSKNILAALTNRTRVILPVHLYGQISPMDEIMEIARTNNLLVLEDCAQSHGAMIQGKKCGAWGHAAAFSFYPGKNLGALGDAGAVTTNDQELADTIKALGNYGSKIKYENIYKGVNSRLDEIQAAMLSVKLPYLQAETKQRQYITSRYLNEITNSKIKLPTVGDVDSHVWHLFVVQCSDRDGLQKYLQGKDVQSLIHYPIPPHKQLAYEQWNNIDLPLTEKIHRQVLSLPVDPTMSESDISSVIDAVNQYRVDD encoded by the coding sequence ATGATTAAATTCTTAGATTTAAAAAAAATAAATCAACAATACCAACAAGAGCTTAAAGATGCTTGTAGTCGGGTTATAGATTCTGGTTGGTATATTTCAGGTTCTGAACTTAAATGCTTTGAGCTGGGTTTTGCAGACTATTGTGAGGTTAAACATGCTGTTGGGGTAGCTAATGGGTTAGATGCATTAACTTTGACGCTAAGAGCCTGGATGGAGCTTGGGAAATTGGAGACTGGTGATGAAGTTATTGTTCAAGCTAATACATACATAGCTTCCATCTTAGCTATAACAGAAAATGGTTTGAAACCTATTTTAGTTGAGCCCGACGAAGACACTTTTAACTTAAATAGTAAAAATATTCTAGCGGCTCTTACTAATAGGACTAGGGTGATTTTACCTGTACATCTGTATGGCCAGATTTCACCTATGGATGAAATTATGGAAATTGCGAGAACTAATAACCTTTTAGTTCTCGAGGATTGCGCTCAGTCTCATGGTGCAATGATCCAAGGTAAAAAATGTGGTGCTTGGGGGCATGCAGCAGCTTTTAGTTTTTATCCAGGTAAAAATTTAGGCGCTTTAGGCGACGCAGGTGCCGTTACTACAAATGATCAAGAGTTAGCTGATACTATAAAAGCGCTTGGCAATTATGGTTCAAAAATTAAGTATGAAAATATTTACAAAGGAGTTAATAGTCGATTAGATGAAATACAAGCCGCCATGTTGAGCGTTAAATTGCCCTATTTACAAGCCGAAACAAAGCAAAGGCAGTATATTACCAGTCGTTATTTAAATGAAATTACGAATTCAAAAATAAAACTGCCTACGGTTGGAGACGTTGATTCCCACGTTTGGCATCTTTTTGTTGTCCAATGCAGTGACAGAGACGGATTACAAAAATATTTACAAGGGAAGGATGTCCAGTCTTTGATTCATTACCCTATTCCTCCTCATAAGCAATTGGCTTATGAGCAATGGAATAATATTGACTTACCATTGACAGAAAAAATTCATCGCCAAGTTTTATCCTTACCAGTTGACCCAACAATGAGCGAGTCAGATATCAGTTCGGTGATAGATGCTGTAAATCAGTACAGGGTAGATGATTGA
- a CDS encoding glycosyltransferase, with translation MKVLLLGEYSGFHKNLSEGLLEIGVDVVTASGGDGWKQIPSDINWGSAKKGLGGKIERLYNVSKVYRQFEGYDAVQLVSPVILPTKLGINKSFLKFITENNSKTFLLGAGGSTENTAIAQFLKERFKYPQHYQEVIKRVKSEWSLSTSGRSFNDYLLDVIDGYIPIMYEYAQGYRDINYQKQKKTIPIPMNINKVMYRDNICHGKVVFCHGVTRAAEKGSHLIKDAMEKLKRKYPNDVEIHIVGNLPLAEYLKVTARANVIIDQTYSVSYGMNSVYNLALGKVCVGGGETECLNEFGLEDSPLIPIDANVDDIFKTLERILANKHLITDIGYKSRQYAEDVHSHVIVANQFLKTWT, from the coding sequence ATGAAGGTATTATTGCTAGGGGAATACAGTGGATTCCACAAAAACTTGTCTGAAGGCTTATTAGAAATAGGCGTAGATGTAGTTACAGCCTCTGGCGGAGATGGTTGGAAACAGATACCCTCCGATATTAACTGGGGAAGTGCTAAAAAAGGGCTCGGGGGGAAAATTGAACGTTTATATAATGTTTCAAAGGTATATCGACAATTTGAAGGCTATGATGCAGTACAATTAGTATCACCTGTTATATTACCGACAAAATTGGGCATAAATAAAAGCTTTCTGAAGTTTATTACCGAGAATAATAGTAAAACATTTTTACTTGGAGCCGGTGGCTCAACAGAAAATACTGCAATTGCTCAATTCTTAAAAGAAAGATTTAAGTACCCTCAGCACTATCAAGAGGTAATAAAAAGAGTTAAATCTGAATGGAGCCTTTCTACAAGTGGGCGCAGTTTCAATGATTACCTACTAGATGTTATTGATGGTTATATCCCAATAATGTATGAGTATGCTCAAGGGTATAGGGATATCAATTACCAAAAACAAAAAAAGACAATTCCAATCCCGATGAATATAAATAAAGTGATGTATAGGGATAATATCTGTCACGGGAAAGTTGTTTTTTGTCATGGTGTAACTAGAGCAGCAGAAAAGGGCAGTCATTTAATTAAAGATGCGATGGAAAAACTTAAGAGAAAATATCCCAATGATGTTGAAATACACATTGTGGGGAATTTACCATTAGCTGAATATTTGAAGGTGACAGCGCGTGCTAACGTGATAATTGACCAAACCTATTCGGTTTCATACGGAATGAATTCAGTTTATAACTTAGCGTTAGGTAAGGTTTGTGTCGGTGGAGGGGAGACTGAATGTTTAAATGAATTTGGTTTGGAAGATTCACCTTTGATACCAATAGACGCGAATGTAGATGATATTTTTAAGACGCTCGAGCGCATTCTTGCAAATAAACACTTAATAACCGATATAGGTTATAAATCAAGGCAATATGCTGAAGATGTTCACTCTCATGTGATAGTTGCCAATCAGTTTTTGAAAACATGGACATAA
- a CDS encoding asparagine synthase-related protein codes for MKLEPLGKAYKYYQTNDIVNRYSKITDLLHPNKENFIQPSSVLSVMMKNYIVGDNTMVDGIRKEPWMHCFDYLKQDFIPCELPSHGKLDKSQSQIACNLKNLLLEEVLSFVDGKNTVGILLSGGMDSRVVAGLLRELQESGAFSGDVVCLTWGVESTRDVVYARRIAKQFSWESLHFPLSAESLIENIHLAADMGAEFSPLHLHAMNSVAKTKGIDGIIAASYGDSVGRAEYSGTKVKDLSGLLSNDFDKFGLISSSVRKQFGVEVQIELQKYHKLFPRQQDWQHFEIERQCHYMRRQLGACMSIIDNSVPLYQIFTKPSVFNYMWSLDPKCRTDYVYVELLKILPGDLLNIPWARDGKIYPGVGNALDNIPSAYNKYGIWLRNECSDIVNTALNSGVLESLNLFNPYSINSLKSYWYKSKSESADRLDERVSWMVSLSIFADKYNIKAEKENNDLGWVDCINSLKGRSYSSVYRFGRSVIK; via the coding sequence ATGAAATTAGAGCCATTGGGTAAAGCTTATAAATATTACCAAACAAATGATATTGTTAATCGTTATAGCAAAATAACTGATCTGTTACATCCGAATAAAGAAAACTTCATCCAGCCATCGTCAGTTCTTAGCGTTATGATGAAAAACTACATTGTTGGCGATAACACAATGGTTGATGGCATTAGAAAAGAGCCTTGGATGCATTGTTTTGATTATTTAAAACAAGATTTTATCCCTTGTGAATTACCATCTCATGGAAAACTAGATAAAAGTCAGAGTCAAATAGCCTGCAATTTGAAAAATCTTCTGTTAGAAGAGGTTTTAAGTTTTGTTGATGGAAAAAATACTGTTGGAATTCTTCTTTCTGGTGGGATGGATAGCCGTGTAGTTGCTGGTCTGTTACGAGAACTCCAGGAGTCTGGGGCGTTTTCTGGTGATGTCGTTTGTTTAACTTGGGGCGTTGAATCTACTAGGGATGTTGTTTACGCACGAAGAATCGCTAAACAATTTTCTTGGGAATCATTACATTTCCCCCTTTCAGCTGAAAGTTTAATTGAAAACATTCATTTAGCTGCAGATATGGGAGCAGAATTTTCACCTTTACATTTGCATGCAATGAATAGCGTTGCAAAAACTAAGGGTATTGATGGTATCATAGCAGCTAGTTACGGAGATAGTGTTGGTAGAGCAGAGTATTCAGGCACTAAAGTTAAGGACCTTTCTGGTTTATTGAGTAACGACTTCGATAAATTTGGGCTTATCTCCTCATCAGTGAGAAAACAGTTCGGTGTAGAGGTTCAGATAGAACTTCAAAAATACCATAAGCTTTTTCCTCGTCAACAAGATTGGCAGCATTTTGAGATAGAAAGACAATGTCATTACATGAGAAGGCAACTTGGTGCATGTATGAGTATTATAGATAATAGTGTCCCTCTGTATCAAATTTTTACTAAACCTTCTGTTTTTAATTATATGTGGTCTCTGGACCCTAAGTGTAGAACTGACTATGTGTATGTGGAATTATTGAAAATATTACCAGGTGATTTATTAAATATCCCCTGGGCAAGAGATGGTAAGATTTATCCAGGTGTCGGTAATGCTTTAGACAACATACCCTCAGCTTATAATAAATATGGAATTTGGTTACGAAACGAATGCTCCGACATTGTAAATACAGCATTAAATTCAGGAGTGTTAGAAAGTTTGAACTTATTTAACCCATATTCTATTAACTCTTTAAAGTCATACTGGTATAAGTCTAAATCAGAGAGTGCGGATAGGCTTGATGAAAGAGTGTCTTGGATGGTTTCGCTATCGATTTTTGCGGATAAATACAACATTAAAGCTGAAAAAGAAAATAATGATTTAGGTTGGGTAGATTGTATTAATTCCTTAAAAGGAAGAAGCTATAGCTCTGTTTATCGGTTTGGGCGAAGTGTTATTAAATGA
- a CDS encoding EpsG family protein, with translation MFPYVFIFIMLSILSFSHFIKGLKEKKLFFFIYCSLLLVLFAGLRKNGVGADDISYYNFFLERTPDLYQWVFGSYVYDISEHFMEPGYVLINSVIRVFTDSYIVLFFVISSLSVGIAAYNYKRYSKYVFLTFLLFFVHTYLYRDMNQIRSAVAAAICLFLIAQIHKKEHMKIWLTLFFASVFHVASLSVAVAYILSFIKVTRKRVLIAYILSFLMGAIGISQIALSVVPGGGFFASKLHSYTANGSYANAVSFFDVTNVKNSFVLIFILIFWERLEKKVPYFATLVLFYLLAVGIRLAFWDLGVIAARISTFFAMVEVILIPYFVTIFRQKILVTTVIILYAFITLYLNLFIKSGRYPYELSIF, from the coding sequence GTGTTCCCATATGTGTTTATATTTATAATGTTATCAATTCTTTCTTTTTCTCATTTCATAAAAGGTTTGAAGGAAAAAAAGTTATTCTTTTTCATTTATTGTTCTTTGTTATTGGTTCTGTTTGCTGGCTTACGAAAAAATGGAGTTGGAGCTGATGATATATCATATTACAACTTTTTTTTGGAAAGAACGCCGGATCTATATCAATGGGTTTTTGGAAGTTATGTTTATGATATCAGTGAACACTTTATGGAGCCTGGTTATGTTCTTATAAATAGTGTTATAAGGGTTTTTACTGATAGTTATATTGTTTTGTTTTTTGTCATTTCATCACTTTCTGTTGGTATTGCGGCATATAACTATAAACGCTATTCAAAGTACGTTTTTTTAACTTTTCTGCTTTTCTTTGTTCATACTTATCTTTATAGAGATATGAATCAAATTCGTTCAGCTGTAGCTGCCGCTATATGTTTGTTCTTAATTGCTCAAATTCACAAAAAAGAGCATATGAAAATATGGCTTACACTTTTTTTTGCTAGTGTTTTCCATGTCGCGTCGTTATCAGTGGCTGTTGCATATATATTAAGCTTCATAAAGGTTACAAGAAAAAGGGTCTTAATTGCTTATATTTTATCTTTCTTAATGGGGGCTATTGGTATATCGCAAATTGCTCTTTCTGTAGTCCCTGGAGGAGGTTTTTTTGCCAGTAAACTCCACAGTTATACCGCCAATGGTAGTTATGCAAACGCAGTGTCTTTTTTTGATGTAACCAATGTGAAAAATTCTTTTGTACTGATATTTATACTCATTTTTTGGGAACGATTAGAAAAAAAGGTGCCTTACTTTGCAACTTTAGTTTTGTTTTACTTACTTGCCGTTGGAATAAGACTCGCATTTTGGGACTTAGGCGTTATAGCAGCAAGGATTTCTACCTTTTTTGCAATGGTAGAAGTTATACTTATACCATATTTTGTAACCATATTTCGCCAAAAAATACTGGTAACAACAGTGATAATTCTTTATGCATTTATAACTTTATACTTA